The Drosophila sulfurigaster albostrigata strain 15112-1811.04 chromosome 3, ASM2355843v2, whole genome shotgun sequence genomic sequence ACGATGGCATCGACATTGGCCCTTGCATTTGCATCGATATCGGCATCGATACACCGAGATTCATGTATTCCCCTAAAGGTTTGCGACGCACTGGAACAAATTGGCAGGGCTCCTTGCACAgactatcgatagtatcgTTGTGTTGTCTCCTTTTGGCATTGCGGTTCTTGCGTTTGATGAGCGCAGCCGCTGATTTCGATTTGGGTGCCGCcagtttcgttttcgttttgcgtCGTCCTTTTGTTACCAAGAATTGACTGTCTTTTTCGAACGGACGCATTTGCCAATTTCAATGAAAgcaaataattatgttaatttatgcGACAATAAATGTTGTCTTAAATAGTTACTTACCGATACCGGGATGTACTTTTCGCGGAGTTCTGtgatgttttttgttgctgctttcattttataaaatttgaaacttgTTCTACCTTTGCCTaactttcaaataaatttcaatgtgTTTTCACACTTCGTTCACAGCCAGAAAGTTTTCGATATCGCTTcaaacaatcaaataaatactgaaaataagtaaaatgttTCTAGCTCGTTTTTTTCAGCGTACACAAGCTTTTAATCCAAATTACGCgtaagttatttaaattatcataACGGTATTCCGTCTCTCTGTTTACTCTActtcttttgcatttgaagACTATGCTCCAATAGATGCTACTCGGAGTCAAAGAGTAGCTTACCTAATGTCCTATTTTTGGGAGGAGGATTGGGAAAATTGCAAGGCGGcataaaagaagaagaatattttAGCTCAATAAATCAGGGACTTATGTGCAATATACGCAAGCATATTGAAAGCTCAAAGAATGCCGACTACATGCGCAAATGGGAGGAATACCAGAGGACTCTGGATCATGATGCCCTCTACAATACTACATGCCTCAACAAATACAAGGATGTTCACGAAGAAGCCTTCTTTTTAAATGAGGTATTTATGGTTTGTATTCTATGCTTTTCTtgtgttaattaattattactaAATTAGAATACTGAGTGCTTAAAAATTATGATGAATCGTGCAAAAATCCATGATAACACTGGCGATGACGCTTGACTTGCAACAAATGACATTGAAatgcataatttgttttacgaaattcgtttttcttttttgcacatacatatatgcctAAGGTTTACACGTTGTGAACACACGCAAAAAACATCAAGCTgttatcaaaatgaaataaattgcatCTAGACCGTTAAAATCGTTTTTCGATTCTGTAACAAGTTGGCATCCCCGCGCATACTCATGAAGGAAGAAGATGCTAATTTCACATTAGCTCGAAATACAGCGCACAAATCACTCGCTATAtatagttaaaaaaatatatagtatattaattaccGGTATATAAATCAACATGTTTACATTGCGTCGCATTAGTCAACGTCTAAATCCAAAGCAAATTGAGTAAGTTCCATAGTGAAAAGTGCCAGAAACTTTGACGTCTTTTCGACTGCAGCATTGCATAAgattgcatataaataaaacgttgccctaattatatttaatttgcagacAACTGAGAATGTCGCATGTCGGTGAACTGGGAAGTGGAGCAGGCaaaggcggtggcggtggtggatCCATTCGCGAAGCTGGCGGCTCTTTCGGCAAAATGGAAGCAGCACGCGAGGAAGAGTTCTTCTACAAGCAGGTAATCCgacttaaataaatactgattTATAATAGACATTCTTTAAATACGTGTTTATAATCGCAGCAAAAGGAGCAGCTAAAGAACCTCAAGACCAAGACAGACACCAAACCAGATGCCAACAAGAAATAAGATTAACCAGCAGCAATTTAGATTCTGTAGATGTGTTTTTTTATgggtaaacaaacaaaaaaagacttGCCTTGTGAAtgtcaacagcaaacagctgaCGACTTCATGTGGTTACTAACGAAAttgattacaaattattaaaaataaataattgaaaactatTGCAACCTAATTCATGGGGGGAGAGATTAACATTGACTTTTAAGTTCTGTCATTTGTTGTTTACGAATTTGCCGTGAGAGTCAGCTGTCGTTGATAATTGATAGCGAATGTTTGTTGTCGAGACTGATAAGCGGAAAGAGAGCGGTGTTGATTAAACAAAATCTGCCTAGAGGCTGAATtggaaaacaaattgaaaacagtTATCACCGGTTAAGACAAGAGTGTGCATTCCGATGGCGGCCTCCATACAAAACAGTCTGAAAGTGGCGCTGAGGAAGCGCATGAAGCAGCTGCTCAGTTGCATAACGCCTGAAGCACGTCAGCAGCAATCCCAAGCGGTGACCGCAAAGGTAAGGTAAGAAATTATACCTTTAAGTTCAGATATACAACTGGTCTTTTGGTTTGACAGGTGCTGCAGAATGAGGCATTCCGTCAGGCGCAACGTGTCAGCATTTATTTGAGCACTAGCGATGAGCTGGACACCACTGCCATCATCTGCGAGATGTTTCGCTTGGAGAAGCTGGTCTTTGTGCCTAGCTATCAGggcagcaaaatgaaaatggtcCGACTGCGTGACATGAACGAATATGAGAACTTGCCACTGACTAAGTGGAACATTAAGCAGCCAGACTTTAAGGAAGCACGTGAGGATGCCATGACAAATGGTAAGCTAGATTAGATAGCCTTACTCAGCGCTTTACTAAGCTAAGCATTTCAGGCCATGGCATTGATCTGTTCATTGTGCCCGGCGTGGCATTTACACGCAACGGCGATCGTCTGGGTCACGGTATGGGCTACTATGACAAATACTTGGCGCAGCATGCCGACAAGTATCCGCACAAGAAGACCATCATTATGGCGTTGGCACTCAACGAACAGATTGTTGGGAGTGAGGAGCTGCCCATGGATGATCATGATGTGcgtttgcaatttgttgttacagagaattcttaaattttaatcacATTACgtacaaaattttatataaatcgaatatagtatatatataaacaatacaCATTTCTAAATGCGCGTGCATAGGAGATGCGGCTGCCTGCGAGAAGATGCTCTTGCTGATGATCCTAACGCAAGTAGGGCGGCCTGGAACGCAGTCCACGACCACGCGATCGACCGCTGTAATGAGGCGATGAGTAGTGGGactcgctgctgctgaagTGCGATTCGGCATTGCTAGATCGATATGGTGTGCCAGTCGACTCTGACCAGCTGGAAGGCGAACCTATGCGCATCAGCTTCTTTTGCCTGCAAATTCAATATTGACTTCACTGATTAACAATTCTTTGCTATAACAAATTTCTTGCTCTTACCTGTATGCAGCTGCCGCTGAGATGCGTGAGCCGCGATTGCGTCCCACACGAGAGCCTCGCAGCATTGAAGGTATTTTGTTGTAGCCCGTTGGCCCAGTGGGCTGTGCACCGCATGTCTCCAGAGCGAGGAAATCGTCCACATGCAGAGACGGCGGTCGGGAGGTATTTGGCGGCCTGGAGCGGAATAAGTCGCCTCGCGATGGCGGCGGCCGTGCAAATCCGCGTCCACGCACAGCAGATACAAACATTTTCTTCTCTGGTCTCCCTGTAGCGGGCTCCACTTCAACGCGTCGTGTGCGGAAACAAGGCGCTGTGGGTGTCATTTCGCGATTGGATTGAGGTGAACCTGACAGATGCAACACGCGCTTGCAGTCGCCCGTGAGATTTAGATCGGGATTCAGGCAAGCATTGGCCAAATCGGTCAAGTCGCAGGCAATGCGCTCATAAAGCGGCTCATTCATATCCTCAATGACCTCAATAGGCAGCGGCTCCAACCAGTATCGAGCAGTCAGCTGTGCGTTTTCAGCTGTTGCGCAGAAGCGTGTAAAAATGGGACGTGCCTCGTACTGGGTGACAATGCCCTCTGCTTGTGGCAGATATGGCTCCACATTGAGTGGCCCAGTGACAGCAGCATTGCTGCTGCCCGCTGCATTTGCCTCGCCTTCGACAGGTGCATCTGCGGCtggtgcagcagctgctggcgTTTCCTGCTCCTGCTTAGAAGCGTAGAGCATAATGAGTTGTTTCAAGTCACAAACGGCAGCTTCATTGGCCACCGCCTTGTGCTTCTCCAGCACTTTGAGTATGCGCTGCAAGACGGGCGGTTTGTCCAGCTCTACATCTTGGAACTCGAGCAGCTGCGCAAGTTCTGTGGCGCCTAGTTTGAGCGTGCGATGTGGCATTGACGACATGGTTGTGGGTGGCTCAATTTGTGTCAAAGAGCGCAGAAGTAGTATCAATGATTCAATGTTTGCATTGAACTCGACCGTCTCATTGTGCAGTATGACACGCTCCATCCAGGCCTGAAACTCACTAATCTTCTGTTTCAACAGTTGCGCCAGGTGATAAAATGTGAAGCTGAAATCCAAAAAAGCAGCATTAGTAGATCATTAACAAGCAAATGGGTAGTTGCAACTTACTCATGCTCAGTGAGTATGACGAGATTGCGCACTGCCAGAATGGATATGCCGTGTGTCACCTCCACGCTGGCCAGATTGCTAAACACCGCATCGATGATGCGTGGTATCAACTCTTTGGGCGGCAAAGCGGCTGACAAATTGAGCGCTGGCTGTGCCGTTGACTTGTGTGAGATTAATGAGATACCCGAATCGAGAAAACTATCCAGTATGCGATGCACTGCCTCCTGGCAATTGGACACGGTTTCATTGAACTCATTCAGTGACAACAGCGATTGAAAGAGTTCCCAGAATTTTCCCGAAAGTATGGACAACATGGAGCTCTTCAGTGGCGCAAAAGCGCATAGACGTGTGGAAAAGCGCAGTAGTCGCTCCAGATTTGTGGTGGGCATGCAGTTGGCAGTCTGATACTCAGTAACCAACAGTTCCATAATCGTCTTGGCAATGAGCAGCGTCATATTCGGCGCCAGATCTGATAGTTGCATGCAAACACGCTGCAACAACTCGGACAGTTGCGGAAAACTCGACGGTGCCAGTGCCTCGACCAGTTTGGCAATCTGTCCGCTCTGTGGATGCAGATGAGCGGACCACAATTTGCGCTCTGTAATTAGGCGTTGCTTGTGCTGCGCCTTCAGTTGGTCGCACAATGGCTGTGCCATGGGCAACGGTAGCGGCAAGAGTTCCGCCAACAATTTGAGACCGGGTATAAAATTAGCGGGGCCATCAATGTTTTTAAGCACCTCGCGCACCATTTGTGTCCACAGTGATTTGTGCAGCGACTCCTCATCCTGCTCGTGAGGCTGTGTATAAGCCAGAAGTGTTTGCACCACCTCCAGTTTGCACTGTTCGACCTCCGCGCCAGCTTGACAGCGTGTGGGATAATAGTAGAGCAGGAAATAGACTTTCACGAGATGATCGATGGCCGTCAAGTCCTTGTAGGTGCCATCACGACACAGTATGGCATAGGAAAGCAGTTCGCGAAGTATCTGCAGCGTGGGTAACATGATCTGACAGCAGTGGACGCCCTGTATGGTCATCAGGGCAGGTGAGTGCATGCCCGGTTGCTCGAAATAGGTGCAGAGTCGCTCCATGATCTGAATCATCAGCTGCACACCATCCGCTGCATACAGCTGAAGTGCGACAAAGCGGTGCTTCAGCTCCTCGGTGCCCAGGCGCTTGGATTGTTTGATGCCTGGAGGCGGCGTTGCCTTGGTGGTGACCAGATAACGTAGTATGCGCAGAGCCATGATCAAATCACCCGGAAATGTGGTCAAATAATCGAGAGAACGTCCAATCACTTCCACTAGCGGCATAATATCATCGTAGATAAATACATTGATGGCCTCCAATGGCTTCATGTACACATACATCTCTTGCAACACAGCCGACACCGATGGCTCAAAAGTTTCATGATTCTTGGCCAGTTCCAGGATGACAGCGCCATGCTCAATGAGGTAATCAAGCTGTTCACAATAACGAACACATGCATCAACCATGTCGACGGCATAGCTAAGTACGGGACTCTTGTACTTGGTGCCTGGAGAGCTCAATTGACGCTGTGACTGCAGACGCTGCTCCTTTTTGATGAGGTCCATGAATATCTTGAGATTATTGTTCAATCCCAGCACCTCAATGGTATGCTGACGTCCAGCGGGATCGCAGGTCTGCGAATAGAGAGCATGCATATGCGTGGCCAATTTGATGGTGTCGTATTCAGGAGCTGCTGCCGTATACACAATGGCATCCAGATGGTAACGCGTCTCCACTTTGTAGGCCAATTCAATACCCAGTCGTGCCAAACGTGGCAAAACGGGACGCAGAATACGTCCAATTTGCTGGAAGACATTGCCCGCAAATACGGGATTTGATTCGGTTTGCACAGCCACATCGATGGCTACAGTTGAGACATCAGACTTTTCTTCACCTTCCTTTACCGAGCCATCTGAGGTATCCATCGGCTTATCCGTCTCTTCTTTCTTAACTGCTTAGaaggaaatcaaattaaaatttgatcGCTAATTAATTCAGTCTCCACTCACCTTCCTGCGCCTGTTCCATGCTTGTGTTATGGCTGGGATCTCTGGGCACCTCGTCCAGTCCTAGCAGTATAGCGACAATCAGTTGCGTCACTTCAAAAGCATCATCCACAAAGTAATCAATGCCCACATGCGACTTGAGCATGGCATGCATTAGATCCAATGTGCACAGGAATGTTGTGGCTGGCAATTCCTTTGAATTGCTTAAGATTAGCAGCAGCGATTCCGCCAATGAAAGCTGTGAGAAGTACGCTTGCAGCGCATTGGCAAAGCTGCGCTGTGCACTGGGATCAGTGACCAGTTCAAACTTCTTGGAGACGGGCAGAAAGCGACGCGGTTGCTGAAAACTTAACTGATTGGCTAACAAAGCATCCATGAGCATCTCAAAGGCAAACTCTATTTGCTGATACACTTCCTGCGGCTGTCGTTCCATCTTACGCACAAAGAGCTGAGTGCAACTCTTTCTCACACTTTCCAACGCCTCGTAGAGATGCAGTTTCTTGATGATGGCCTGCAGAGCGTATTTGGTGCGGGTCAACTTAGCTGTCTTTATTGATTCGACTATCTGCTGATAGCCTTTGGTTTTTTCGGCCAGAAAGTGCTTAATGCCCGCCTGAGTATCCAGCATGGAGTAGACTGCTttcagcagctgcagttttaTCGATAGAGCCATGTAGGGTTCATGATACAGACTAAAGATAGCTGCGAATGGGTCAAAGTTGTGCTGCTCCAGAAGATCTTTGAATAGTGGCTCATAGTTGCATAGCAACTCGGCCATGCGAGCTCCCAGTTTAATGTGACGTATCTTAAAAGCGGGCTGAGGTTGCATGCAGGCCGCTTGGAAGCTTAGTGCTATCTGCAGCACATTGGCAGCCTGTCGCAGATGGGATTCATCGTTCTTGAAGAACTGTTGCAACACGAAGTTACGTCGCTTGTAGTGTTGCGTCAAGTAGCCCAGCTGATTGTTTAATTGCTCACCAAGGTAGACAAACTGCTCACGTTCGTCAACAGTAACGCCACCGTGCTCCTCATTGAAGGCGCTCACATTGTCCCAACGTATCTGCAGTGATAGTTTTTTGAAGAGCAGTCGCAGTGTGTCCAGCTCCTTGCTAAAATGCGCCTGCAAATCGCCTTTGTAGTTCAACAAGGGACGCTGCCATGGCTCAAAGGCGTCTATGGCTggtggagcagcagctgctgctgcctcaaGCTCTCTTTCATATtccgctgcagcagctgcatcgACGCCATCGTCCTCGTCTTCCTCATCATCGCCAATAATCTCGTCATCACTCAATATGGGCTCAAATTGCTCTTGTGGTGTATCGGAACGTTCCCGTTCGCGTTCACGTTCCTCCTCCTCGCGTTCACGTGGCAGCGACTCTGAGGATCGTCGGTAGGCATGCGAGCTCTGTAGCTTATAATGCGAACGGgtgtcgtcgtcatcataATCCATGGTATCCGGTGAACGAGGTCTGGTGGGTGAATCAATGGACACGGGCGGCGTGCGCGGCCACTTGTGCTCGTCGGCATCAGACCGTGAGCGTTCCGATCGCTTGCGACGTGAACGGTGGCTCGAGTACTCTGGCGAACGCGACCAATCCCGCGGCGCCTTGTCCCGAGAGCTACCATAAATGACAAAGATTAATAAATGCTTATATTAGGAATGTTTTCTATATTACCATCGCAGGTATTCCCTATCGTTGCTTtctgaatgtgtgtgcgtacgAAGTGGCGGCGGTGAATGATCCGTGGAATGCGTAGAACGTCGAAGGCGACGCAATTCTCGCTGCTCCTCGTCCGCATGCTGATGGTAGTGATCACGTGACATGCCGTACTCGATATCATCGTGCTCGTAGTCGCTCACACTAACGCTGGCCTTGTGCGCCGTCGTCACCAGCATCTCATTAGGCTCAGACCAGCCATCTTTCAATCCATCGTCGGGCAGCAGAGCATTATGCGCAGCCTCGCCGCTTAGATTGCACATCTCGGGACCTACGATGGCCGGTTCGCATGGTAGTGTTGGGCTTGCAATAGGCTCCGTTACCGAATTCGTCAGAATGCCGTAGACAGCGAGGGTTATTGCACTGTACCAGCCACGCAGGACAAGACCATCGGTGGGAATCTTCTCCTGCGAACAGTCCAGATGTATGCAGTCGTTCTGATTGTAGCGCAGTAAGCCCAAAATCTCGAACGCCGATGCGCCCGGCATGCCTAAATCATTTACAAAGAATTCCAGGTCGAATTTCGAGGGATTCGTGGCGCCCAGACGGACGCCACCTGGAAAATCCGCTTGCACTCGGGCGCCAAGGGGAATAATGCGCACTTGTGTTATAAACACCGGTTTGGGGAACTGCACCAAGTCCAGATTGATGTCCTTTTAATGTCAAACAAATggaaatacaataattaattttacatgTGCATTTAACTctgtgaaaatgcaaattgtgcaCTTACAGTAACTTCTTCGTGCGAGAAAGTGTCAAAGAACAACAGCTCAGCTCCATCGTCGGCGTCGGCCATTTTGGCTTAACACAATATTTTACAGCAGAGTTGTAAGAACAAATGTACTTTTCTtatattaagtaaatttactttaacaaataaacaagcgTCCGTCGGCAATTTTTGTAAGAATTTGCTTAGTGTGACCGTTGTTGCATTATGTTAACAAGTAGGTAAACAGCGATGCCAACAAACAGACTATCGGCGCTGCCACTACTAAAAGTAGAACACTGCTTaaggcaaaacaacaaatgcataTCTAACAGGAACTAAtttagtaatatttaaaaattatattaaaatagaaaataatttaaaactatttttaaaattttgaatatttatctAATTATCGATATATAgtcattaaaagcaaattgcaaaagaGTGGCAATATTAAAAGCAACCGGCTCAAAGCTTCGGCCACACTGCCGCCATACAAGTTTCATACGCTGAAGAGTCAGGTAAGTTTTTTGCGCCACAATAAAAATTCCGCAACGTACGAATACATATGCGCATTTATAcataattttgtgttttttaatgtgcaaacaataaacaaaagcgCTAAATATATACACTCCCATTTGGATACATACGGTTAACCACCTCAAGATATTCATGTATCTATTTATGCAgcttttctttgttgttgtctttttttcgTTCGTCAACTGCAACGGGGCTTCATAGAACAAAATTCTTGCGGATCATTGttactttataaaatttctgtatttttctttgcagttttcgaaaatttatatatcttATTGATCAGAATGTTCGTTGTACGTCGTAGTTCCCGTTTGTACCCAGC encodes the following:
- the LOC133843625 gene encoding uncharacterized protein LOC133843625; its protein translation is MFLARFFQRTQAFNPNYALCSNRCYSESKSSLPNVLFLGGGLGKLQGGIKEEEYFSSINQGLMCNIRKHIESSKNADYMRKWEEYQRTLDHDALYNTTCLNKYKDVHEEAFFLNENTECLKIMMNRAKIHDNTGDDA
- the LOC133843630 gene encoding ATPase inhibitor A, mitochondrial, with product MFTLRRISQRLNPKQIEQLRMSHVGELGSGAGKGGGGGGSIREAGGSFGKMEAAREEEFFYKQQKEQLKNLKTKTDTKPDANKK
- the LOC133843624 gene encoding 5-formyltetrahydrofolate cyclo-ligase: MAASIQNSLKVALRKRMKQLLSCITPEARQQQSQAVTAKVLQNEAFRQAQRVSIYLSTSDELDTTAIICEMFRLEKLVFVPSYQGSKMKMVRLRDMNEYENLPLTKWNIKQPDFKEAREDAMTNGHGIDLFIVPGVAFTRNGDRLGHGMGYYDKYLAQHADKYPHKKTIIMALALNEQIVGSEELPMDDHDVRLQFVVTENS
- the LOC133843619 gene encoding protein virilizer isoform X1, with product MADADDGAELLFFDTFSHEEVTDINLDLVQFPKPVFITQVRIIPLGARVQADFPGGVRLGATNPSKFDLEFFVNDLGMPGASAFEILGLLRYNQNDCIHLDCSQEKIPTDGLVLRGWYSAITLAVYGILTNSVTEPIASPTLPCEPAIVGPEMCNLSGEAAHNALLPDDGLKDGWSEPNEMLVTTAHKASVSVSDYEHDDIEYGMSRDHYHQHADEEQRELRRLRRSTHSTDHSPPPLRTHTHSESNDREYLRCSRDKAPRDWSRSPEYSSHRSRRKRSERSRSDADEHKWPRTPPVSIDSPTRPRSPDTMDYDDDDTRSHYKLQSSHAYRRSSESLPREREEEERERERERSDTPQEQFEPILSDDEIIGDDEEDEDDGVDAAAAAEYERELEAAAAAAPPAIDAFEPWQRPLLNYKGDLQAHFSKELDTLRLLFKKLSLQIRWDNVSAFNEEHGGVTVDEREQFVYLGEQLNNQLGYLTQHYKRRNFVLQQFFKNDESHLRQAANVLQIALSFQAACMQPQPAFKIRHIKLGARMAELLCNYEPLFKDLLEQHNFDPFAAIFSLYHEPYMALSIKLQLLKAVYSMLDTQAGIKHFLAEKTKGYQQIVESIKTAKLTRTKYALQAIIKKLHLYEALESVRKSCTQLFVRKMERQPQEVYQQIEFAFEMLMDALLANQLSFQQPRRFLPVSKKFELVTDPSAQRSFANALQAYFSQLSLAESLLLILSNSKELPATTFLCTLDLMHAMLKSHVGIDYFVDDAFEVTQLIVAILLGLDEVPRDPSHNTSMEQAQEAVKKEETDKPMDTSDGSVKEGEEKSDVSTVAIDVAVQTESNPVFAGNVFQQIGRILRPVLPRLARLGIELAYKVETRYHLDAIVYTAAAPEYDTIKLATHMHALYSQTCDPAGRQHTIEVLGLNNNLKIFMDLIKKEQRLQSQRQLSSPGTKYKSPVLSYAVDMVDACVRYCEQLDYLIEHGAVILELAKNHETFEPSVSAVLQEMYVYMKPLEAINVFIYDDIMPLVEVIGRSLDYLTTFPGDLIMALRILRYLVTTKATPPPGIKQSKRLGTEELKHRFVALQLYAADGVQLMIQIMERLCTYFEQPGMHSPALMTIQGVHCCQIMLPTLQILRELLSYAILCRDGTYKDLTAIDHLVKVYFLLYYYPTRCQAGAEVEQCKLEVVQTLLAYTQPHEQDEESLHKSLWTQMVREVLKNIDGPANFIPGLKLLAELLPLPLPMAQPLCDQLKAQHKQRLITERKLWSAHLHPQSGQIAKLVEALAPSSFPQLSELLQRVCMQLSDLAPNMTLLIAKTIMELLVTEYQTANCMPTTNLERLLRFSTRLCAFAPLKSSMLSILSGKFWELFQSLLSLNEFNETVSNCQEAVHRILDSFLDSGISLISHKSTAQPALNLSAALPPKELIPRIIDAVFSNLASVEVTHGISILAVRNLVILTEHDFTFYHLAQLLKQKISEFQAWMERVILHNETVEFNANIESLILLLRSLTQIEPPTTMSSMPHRTLKLGATELAQLLEFQDVELDKPPVLQRILKVLEKHKAVANEAAVCDLKQLIMLYASKQEQETPAAAAPAADAPVEGEANAAGSSNAAVTGPLNVEPYLPQAEGIVTQYEARPIFTRFCATAENAQLTARYWLEPLPIEVIEDMNEPLYERIACDLTDLANACLNPDLNLTGDCKRVLHLSGSPQSNREMTPTAPCFRTRRVEVEPATGRPEKKMFVSAVRGRGFARPPPSRGDLFRSRPPNTSRPPSLHVDDFLALETCGAQPTGPTGYNKIPSMLRGSRVGRNRGSRISAAAAYRQKKLMRIGSPSSWSESTGTPYRSSNAESHFSSSESHYSSPHYSGRSRGRGLRSRPPYLR
- the LOC133843619 gene encoding protein virilizer isoform X2; amino-acid sequence: MADADDGAELLFFDTFSHEEVTDINLDLVQFPKPVFITQVRIIPLGARVQADFPGGVRLGATNPSKFDLEFFVNDLGMPGASAFEILGLLRYNQNDCIHLDCSQEKIPTDGLVLRGWYSAITLAVYGILTNSVTEPIASPTLPCEPAIVGPEMCNLSGEAAHNALLPDDGLKDGWSEPNEMLVTTAHKASVSVSDYEHDDIEYGMSRDHYHQHADEEQRELRRLRRSTHSTDHSPPPLRTHTHSESNDREYLRCSRDKAPRDWSRSPEYSSHRSRRKRSERSRSDADEHKWPRTPPVSIDSPTRPRSPDTMDYDDDDTRSHYKLQSSHAYRRSSESLPREREEEERERERERSDTPQEQFEPILSDDEIIGDDEEDEDDGVDAAAAAEYERELEAAAAAAPPAIDAFEPWQRPLLNYKGDLQAHFSKELDTLRLLFKKLSLQIRWDNVSAFNEEHGGVTVDEREQFVYLGEQLNNQLGYLTQHYKRRNFVLQQFFKNDESHLRQAANVLQIALSFQAACMQPQPAFKIRHIKLGARMAELLCNYEPLFKDLLEQHNFDPFAAIFSLYHEPYMALSIKLQLLKAVYSMLDTQAGIKHFLAEKTKGYQQIVESIKTAKLTRTKYALQAIIKKLHLYEALESVRKSCTQLFVRKMERQPQEVYQQIEFAFEMLMDALLANQLSFQQPRRFLPVSKKFELVTDPSAQRSFANALQAYFSQLSLAESLLLILSNSKELPATTFLCTLDLMHAMLKSHVGIDYFVDDAFEVTQLIVAILLGLDEVPRDPSHNTSMEQAQEVKKEETDKPMDTSDGSVKEGEEKSDVSTVAIDVAVQTESNPVFAGNVFQQIGRILRPVLPRLARLGIELAYKVETRYHLDAIVYTAAAPEYDTIKLATHMHALYSQTCDPAGRQHTIEVLGLNNNLKIFMDLIKKEQRLQSQRQLSSPGTKYKSPVLSYAVDMVDACVRYCEQLDYLIEHGAVILELAKNHETFEPSVSAVLQEMYVYMKPLEAINVFIYDDIMPLVEVIGRSLDYLTTFPGDLIMALRILRYLVTTKATPPPGIKQSKRLGTEELKHRFVALQLYAADGVQLMIQIMERLCTYFEQPGMHSPALMTIQGVHCCQIMLPTLQILRELLSYAILCRDGTYKDLTAIDHLVKVYFLLYYYPTRCQAGAEVEQCKLEVVQTLLAYTQPHEQDEESLHKSLWTQMVREVLKNIDGPANFIPGLKLLAELLPLPLPMAQPLCDQLKAQHKQRLITERKLWSAHLHPQSGQIAKLVEALAPSSFPQLSELLQRVCMQLSDLAPNMTLLIAKTIMELLVTEYQTANCMPTTNLERLLRFSTRLCAFAPLKSSMLSILSGKFWELFQSLLSLNEFNETVSNCQEAVHRILDSFLDSGISLISHKSTAQPALNLSAALPPKELIPRIIDAVFSNLASVEVTHGISILAVRNLVILTEHDFTFYHLAQLLKQKISEFQAWMERVILHNETVEFNANIESLILLLRSLTQIEPPTTMSSMPHRTLKLGATELAQLLEFQDVELDKPPVLQRILKVLEKHKAVANEAAVCDLKQLIMLYASKQEQETPAAAAPAADAPVEGEANAAGSSNAAVTGPLNVEPYLPQAEGIVTQYEARPIFTRFCATAENAQLTARYWLEPLPIEVIEDMNEPLYERIACDLTDLANACLNPDLNLTGDCKRVLHLSGSPQSNREMTPTAPCFRTRRVEVEPATGRPEKKMFVSAVRGRGFARPPPSRGDLFRSRPPNTSRPPSLHVDDFLALETCGAQPTGPTGYNKIPSMLRGSRVGRNRGSRISAAAAYRQKKLMRIGSPSSWSESTGTPYRSSNAESHFSSSESHYSSPHYSGRSRGRGLRSRPPYLR